One window of the Pseudomonadota bacterium genome contains the following:
- the hpt gene encoding hypoxanthine phosphoribosyltransferase: MNAPVTNSIGKVLIDEAAIARRVAELGAQITEDFRGEPLVALAVLKGSFIFAADLLRNIDTPLAIEFIGLRSYIGGRTQTSGVVEITHDVKYPLGGHHVLVVEDIVDTGLTLDYLIKNLATRNPLSVKIAALLHKPSRTVKPVPIDYLGFEIPDEFVIGYGLDYDGRYRNLPHIAVLNPDDGQLGLFPSR, encoded by the coding sequence ATGAACGCCCCGGTCACGAACTCCATCGGCAAGGTGCTGATCGACGAGGCCGCGATCGCGCGCCGCGTGGCCGAGCTCGGCGCACAGATCACCGAAGACTTCCGCGGCGAGCCGCTCGTGGCGCTCGCGGTGCTCAAGGGCAGCTTCATCTTCGCGGCCGATCTGCTGCGCAACATCGACACGCCGCTCGCGATCGAGTTCATCGGCCTGCGCTCGTACATCGGCGGGCGCACGCAGACGTCCGGCGTCGTCGAGATCACGCACGACGTGAAGTATCCCCTGGGGGGGCACCACGTCCTCGTGGTGGAGGACATCGTCGACACCGGGCTCACGCTCGACTACCTGATCAAGAACCTCGCGACCCGCAACCCGCTCTCCGTCAAGATCGCGGCGCTGCTCCACAAGCCGTCGCGCACGGTGAAGCCCGTCCCGATCGACTACCTGGGCTTCGAGATCCCGGACGAGTTCGTGATAGGCTACGGCCTCGACTACGACGGCCGCTACCGCAACCTCCCGCACATCGCGGTGCTGAATCCGGACGACGGCCAGCTGGGGCTGTTCCCCTCCCGTTAG
- a CDS encoding ORF6N domain-containing protein, giving the protein MADSSLVPVDRIERAILLLRGQKVILDAELAALYGVETRALIQAVKRNLERFPEDFLFRLTIDEAERSRSHPVILNADGTALADSPNSRSPFPKRGHNIKYLPYAFTQEGVAMLSSVLRSPRAVQVNVEIMRAFVRLRRLLETNIELARQIAALEKRYDAQFRVVFDAIRKLMESPAKPKRRIGFGKG; this is encoded by the coding sequence ATGGCCGATTCGTCTTTGGTTCCCGTCGATCGCATCGAGCGCGCTATCCTTCTGCTTCGCGGGCAGAAGGTCATCCTCGATGCGGAGCTGGCCGCGCTGTACGGCGTGGAGACGCGCGCCTTGATACAGGCCGTGAAGCGCAACCTCGAACGATTCCCCGAGGATTTCCTGTTTCGCCTCACAATAGATGAGGCTGAGCGTTCAAGATCACATCCTGTGATCTTGAACGCGGACGGCACGGCGCTCGCAGACTCGCCGAATTCCAGGAGCCCTTTCCCGAAGCGAGGCCACAACATCAAGTATTTGCCGTACGCCTTCACGCAGGAGGGCGTAGCGATGCTGTCGAGCGTGCTGCGCAGCCCTCGCGCTGTGCAGGTGAATGTCGAGATCATGCGGGCCTTCGTGCGCCTGCGCAGGTTGCTGGAGACGAACATCGAGCTCGCGCGCCAGATCGCCGCGCTCGAGAAGAGGTACGATGCGCAGTTCAGAGTGGTTTTCGACGCGATCCGAAAGCTCATGGAGTCGCCGGCGAAGCCGAAGCGGCGCATCGGGTTCGGCAAAGGGTGA